Proteins encoded together in one Eubalaena glacialis isolate mEubGla1 chromosome 7, mEubGla1.1.hap2.+ XY, whole genome shotgun sequence window:
- the CUTA gene encoding protein CutA isoform X1 has protein sequence MRGGRAPAFLLGGGAALLLSLLWMPALLPVVYRLLLLPRALLSMASGSPPSQPSPASGSAYVAGSVSAAFVTCPNEKVAKEIARAVVEKHLAACVNLIPQITSIYEWKGKIEEDSEVLMMIKTQSSLVPALTDFVRSVHPYEVAEVIALPVEQGNSPYLHWVHQVTGSVPESGTAPP, from the exons ATGAGGGGGGGGCGGGCTCCCGCATTCCTGCTCGGCGGAGGG GCCGCTCTGCTCCTGTCGCTTCTTTGGATGCCGGCCCTGCTGCCTGTAGTCTACCGCCTTCTGTTGCTACCCCGAGCCCTGCTGTCCATGGCTTCAGGAAGCCCCCCGTCCCAGCCCTCGCCGGCCTCGGGCTCCGCCTATGTTGCCGGCTCGGTCTCTGCAGCCTTTGTCACCTGCCCCAACGAGAAGGTCGCCAAGGAGATCGCCAG GGCTGTGGTGGAGAAGCACCTGGCAGCTTGCGTCAACCTCATTCCTCAGATTACATCCAT CTATGAGTGGAAAGGAAAGATTGAGGAGGACAGTGAAGTGCTGATG ATGATTAAGACCCAAAGTTCCTTGGTTCCAGCTTTGACAGATTTTGTTCG TTCTGTGCACCCTTACGAAGTGGCCGAGGTGATTGCATTGCCTGTGGAACAGGGGAACTCCCCGTACCTGCATTGGGTGCACCAGGTTACAGGGTCAGTTCCTGAGTCCGGCACAGCCCCACCGTGA
- the CUTA gene encoding protein CutA isoform X2 yields MPALLPVVYRLLLLPRALLSMASGSPPSQPSPASGSAYVAGSVSAAFVTCPNEKVAKEIARAVVEKHLAACVNLIPQITSIYEWKGKIEEDSEVLMMIKTQSSLVPALTDFVRSVHPYEVAEVIALPVEQGNSPYLHWVHQVTGSVPESGTAPP; encoded by the exons ATGCCGGCCCTGCTGCCTGTAGTCTACCGCCTTCTGTTGCTACCCCGAGCCCTGCTGTCCATGGCTTCAGGAAGCCCCCCGTCCCAGCCCTCGCCGGCCTCGGGCTCCGCCTATGTTGCCGGCTCGGTCTCTGCAGCCTTTGTCACCTGCCCCAACGAGAAGGTCGCCAAGGAGATCGCCAG GGCTGTGGTGGAGAAGCACCTGGCAGCTTGCGTCAACCTCATTCCTCAGATTACATCCAT CTATGAGTGGAAAGGAAAGATTGAGGAGGACAGTGAAGTGCTGATG ATGATTAAGACCCAAAGTTCCTTGGTTCCAGCTTTGACAGATTTTGTTCG TTCTGTGCACCCTTACGAAGTGGCCGAGGTGATTGCATTGCCTGTGGAACAGGGGAACTCCCCGTACCTGCATTGGGTGCACCAGGTTACAGGGTCAGTTCCTGAGTCCGGCACAGCCCCACCGTGA